One window of the Burkholderia ubonensis subsp. mesacidophila genome contains the following:
- a CDS encoding YncE family protein: MKHIRNRRFCLLALVAMSFALAVTGVVIQRVDAAADDLSLGSLPLTHVADVPLPGRPTRLDYASLDPSRNLLFIAHLGDSEVIVFDTLASRVTARIADVSSVHGVLAIPELSRVYASATGTDEVVAIDAATLKIVARMPGGHYPDGMAYAPDVRKLYVSDEYGKTETVIDVRSNRRVATIPLDGEVGNTQYDPVSRHIFVNVQTRGQLVEIDPATDRVVGRFDLPGAEGNHGLLIDARDGLAFIACEGNDKLIVFDLHTKQVGRSFDVGADPDVLALDPAPGTLYVAGEAGTVSMFRVQGANVARIGEGRVGPNAHVVAVDPTTHRSYYPLKRVDGRPVLRIFEPR, encoded by the coding sequence ATGAAACACATCCGAAACCGGCGTTTCTGCCTTCTCGCGCTGGTCGCAATGTCCTTCGCACTGGCGGTAACGGGCGTCGTTATCCAAAGGGTCGACGCCGCGGCGGACGATCTTTCGCTCGGCAGCCTGCCGTTGACGCACGTGGCGGACGTTCCGCTACCCGGCCGCCCGACGCGGCTCGACTACGCGAGCCTGGACCCGAGCCGCAACCTGCTCTTCATCGCCCATCTCGGTGACAGCGAAGTGATCGTTTTCGATACGCTTGCTTCGCGCGTGACCGCGCGGATCGCGGACGTGTCTTCGGTGCACGGCGTCCTCGCGATTCCGGAACTGTCGCGCGTGTACGCATCCGCGACCGGCACCGACGAGGTCGTCGCGATCGACGCCGCGACACTGAAAATCGTTGCCCGCATGCCGGGAGGGCATTATCCGGACGGGATGGCCTACGCCCCCGACGTGCGCAAGCTGTACGTCTCCGATGAATACGGGAAAACGGAAACCGTCATCGACGTCCGGAGCAACCGGCGCGTCGCCACGATTCCCCTCGACGGCGAGGTCGGCAATACGCAGTACGACCCGGTTTCCCGTCACATCTTCGTGAACGTCCAGACGCGCGGTCAGCTCGTCGAAATCGATCCGGCGACGGACCGTGTCGTCGGCCGGTTCGACCTGCCGGGCGCCGAAGGCAATCACGGCCTGTTGATCGATGCGCGTGACGGTCTCGCCTTCATCGCGTGCGAGGGTAACGACAAGCTGATCGTGTTCGATTTGCATACGAAGCAGGTTGGCCGGTCATTCGATGTCGGTGCGGATCCGGATGTGCTGGCGCTGGATCCGGCGCCGGGCACGCTTTACGTCGCCGGTGAAGCCGGCACGGTTTCGATGTTCCGCGTGCAAGGCGCCAACGTGGCCAGGATCGGCGAAGGCCGCGTCGGACCCAATGCGCATGTCGTCGCGGTCGACCCGACCACGCACCGCTCGTATTACCCGCTGAAGCGGGTTGACGGGCGGCCGGTGCTGCGCATTTTCGAACCCCGATAA
- a CDS encoding GNAT family N-acetyltransferase produces the protein MSAATPVTLRFSTDKHELDVDAIYDFLHRDAYWSKGIPRDVFDRAIDGSLCFGAYVGARQVGFARLVTDHATFAYLCDVFVLPAERGNGYGRALIDHVFAQDMVQGLRRIMLVTSDAHALYRPVGFEPPSHPERVMELRRPDIYTAR, from the coding sequence GTGTCCGCTGCCACCCCCGTTACGCTGAGATTTTCGACCGACAAGCACGAACTCGACGTCGACGCGATCTACGACTTCCTGCATCGAGACGCGTACTGGTCGAAAGGGATTCCGCGCGACGTGTTCGACCGCGCGATCGACGGGTCGCTGTGCTTCGGCGCATACGTCGGCGCGCGGCAGGTCGGGTTCGCGCGGCTCGTCACCGATCACGCGACCTTCGCTTACCTGTGCGACGTGTTCGTGCTGCCGGCCGAACGCGGCAACGGTTACGGCCGCGCGCTGATCGACCACGTGTTCGCGCAGGACATGGTGCAGGGGCTGCGCCGCATCATGCTCGTGACGTCCGATGCGCACGCGCTGTACCGGCCGGTCGGCTTCGAGCCGCCGTCGCATCCCGAGCGGGTGATGGAATTGCGGCGGCCCGACATCTACACGGCGCGCTGA
- a CDS encoding chromate transporter codes for MTTTIATNAPSYSLGQLVGYMLRLGTFGFGGPVALAGYMRRDLVEKHGWITEADYKEGLTLAQLAPGPMAAQLAIYLGFVHYRILGATLVGLAFVLPSFLMVLGLGFAYVHFGGLSWMQAVFYGVGAAVVGIIAMSAYKLTTKTVGNDKLLWAIFLTLAAVTFITESEIAWLFIVAGLLGWFWRAPPKWLHKGGLNALAGANLPAASGLLSGIDLPQLAQIGVFFAKAGAFVFGSGLAIVPFLYGGVVTEHHWLNDKQFVDAVAVAMITPGPVVITVGFIGYIVAGLPGACVAALGTFLPCYLFTIIPAPYVKKYGHRPDVKAFVNGITAAAVGAITGSVLVIAKRSIVDIPTAILAVATVVLLWRFKKLQEPVIVTAAALFGLVAYPLLHR; via the coding sequence ATGACCACGACAATTGCCACCAACGCGCCGAGCTACTCGCTGGGTCAACTGGTCGGATACATGCTGCGCCTCGGCACGTTCGGATTCGGCGGCCCGGTCGCGCTCGCCGGCTACATGCGCCGCGATCTCGTCGAGAAGCACGGCTGGATCACTGAGGCCGATTACAAGGAAGGGCTCACGCTGGCCCAGCTCGCACCGGGGCCGATGGCCGCCCAGCTCGCGATCTATCTCGGCTTCGTCCACTACCGGATCCTCGGCGCGACCCTCGTCGGGCTCGCGTTCGTGCTGCCGTCGTTCCTGATGGTGCTCGGGCTCGGGTTCGCCTATGTGCACTTCGGCGGACTGTCATGGATGCAGGCGGTGTTCTACGGCGTCGGGGCCGCGGTGGTCGGCATCATCGCGATGAGCGCCTACAAGCTCACCACCAAGACCGTCGGCAACGACAAGCTGCTCTGGGCGATCTTCCTGACGCTGGCTGCCGTGACCTTCATCACGGAATCGGAAATCGCGTGGCTCTTCATTGTCGCCGGCCTGTTGGGCTGGTTCTGGCGCGCCCCGCCCAAATGGCTGCACAAGGGCGGACTGAATGCCCTCGCCGGTGCGAACCTGCCGGCGGCAAGCGGCCTGTTGAGCGGAATCGATCTGCCGCAACTCGCGCAGATCGGCGTGTTCTTCGCTAAAGCCGGCGCGTTCGTGTTCGGATCGGGGCTCGCGATCGTGCCGTTCCTGTACGGCGGCGTCGTGACCGAACATCACTGGCTGAACGACAAGCAGTTCGTCGACGCGGTCGCGGTCGCGATGATCACGCCGGGGCCGGTCGTGATCACGGTCGGCTTTATCGGGTACATCGTGGCGGGCCTGCCCGGCGCGTGCGTCGCGGCGCTCGGCACGTTCCTGCCTTGCTATCTGTTCACCATCATTCCTGCGCCCTACGTGAAGAAGTACGGCCATCGGCCCGACGTCAAGGCATTCGTCAACGGCATCACGGCGGCGGCGGTCGGCGCGATCACGGGCTCCGTGCTCGTCATCGCGAAGCGCTCGATCGTCGATATCCCCACCGCCATCCTCGCCGTTGCAACGGTCGTGCTGCTGTGGCGCTTCAAGAAGCTGCAGGAACCGGTGATCGTGACCGCCGCGGCACTCTTCGGGCTGGTGGCTTACCCGCTGCTCCATCGATGA
- the tcuC gene encoding MFS transporter, giving the protein MSHSVATPSPSRAAAVFRVTAGNFLEQFDFFLFGFYATQIASVFFPSSSEFASLMMTFAVFGAGFLMRPLGAIVLGAYIDEVGRRKGLIVTLSIMASGTILIAFVPGYASIGLLAPAAVLAGRLLQGFSAGAELGGVSVYLAEMATPGRKGFYTSWQSASQQVSIVVAAALGFALNQWLSAAQIAAWGWRVPFLVGCLIVPAIFMLRRNLQETEEYAQRRHRPSMREVFATLARNWGVVLGGMLLVAMTTTSFYLITVYAPTFGKTVLHLSTADSLLVTLCVAVSNFIWLPIGGALSDRFGRRPVLLAMTALNVLTAYPALSLLAHAPSFVNMLLVLLWLSFMYGLYNGAMVAALTEVMPADVRVAGFSLAYSLATAVFGGFTPAISTALIHSTGDKAAPGYWMSFAAACAFGATVLLYSRRRDALRAA; this is encoded by the coding sequence ATGTCACATTCCGTGGCCACCCCCTCCCCGTCCAGGGCCGCGGCCGTATTCCGCGTCACCGCCGGCAACTTCCTCGAGCAGTTCGACTTCTTCCTGTTCGGTTTCTATGCAACGCAGATCGCGTCGGTGTTCTTCCCGTCGAGCAGCGAGTTCGCGTCGCTGATGATGACCTTCGCGGTGTTCGGCGCGGGCTTCCTGATGCGCCCGCTCGGCGCGATCGTGCTCGGCGCGTACATCGACGAGGTCGGCCGCCGCAAGGGGCTGATCGTCACGCTGTCGATCATGGCGAGCGGCACGATCCTGATCGCGTTCGTGCCCGGCTACGCGTCGATCGGCCTGCTCGCGCCGGCCGCCGTGCTCGCCGGCCGCCTGCTGCAGGGCTTCTCGGCCGGCGCGGAGCTGGGCGGCGTGTCCGTCTATCTCGCGGAGATGGCGACGCCTGGCCGCAAGGGCTTCTACACGAGCTGGCAGTCGGCCAGCCAGCAGGTGTCGATCGTCGTCGCGGCCGCGCTCGGCTTCGCGCTGAACCAGTGGCTCAGTGCCGCGCAGATCGCCGCGTGGGGCTGGCGCGTGCCGTTCCTCGTCGGCTGCCTGATCGTGCCGGCGATCTTCATGCTGCGCCGCAATCTGCAGGAAACCGAAGAATATGCGCAGCGCCGCCATCGCCCGTCGATGCGCGAGGTGTTCGCGACGCTCGCGCGCAACTGGGGCGTCGTGCTCGGCGGCATGCTGCTCGTCGCGATGACGACGACGAGCTTCTACCTGATCACCGTCTACGCGCCGACCTTCGGCAAGACCGTGCTGCACCTGAGCACCGCGGACAGCCTGCTCGTGACGCTGTGCGTCGCCGTGTCGAACTTCATCTGGCTGCCGATCGGCGGCGCGCTGTCCGACCGCTTCGGCCGCCGCCCGGTGCTGCTCGCGATGACCGCGCTGAACGTGCTGACCGCGTACCCCGCGCTGTCGCTGCTCGCGCACGCGCCGAGCTTCGTCAACATGCTGCTCGTGCTGCTGTGGCTGTCGTTCATGTACGGCCTCTACAACGGCGCGATGGTCGCCGCGCTGACCGAGGTGATGCCCGCCGACGTGCGCGTCGCCGGCTTCTCGCTCGCGTACAGCCTCGCGACCGCGGTGTTCGGCGGCTTCACGCCCGCGATCTCGACCGCGCTGATCCACTCGACCGGCGACAAGGCCGCACCCGGCTACTGGATGAGCTTCGCCGCCGCGTGCGCGTTCGGCGCGACGGTGTTGCTGTACAGCCGCCGCCGCGACGCGCTGCGCGCCGCGTGA
- a CDS encoding MFS transporter: protein MHVPSGRVAVSFAIRLSRRFLPAGVEPAAWLILVSRGLRGFCDGFIAVLLPAYLLSLGFAQIDVGLISTATLMGSAVATIAVGMVASRFPHRRMLTLAAILMAATGVGFASLSSMWPLLVVAFVGTLNPSSGDVSLFLPLEQARLAEAATGHARTSLFARYSLVGAVSAALGSLAAGLPLWLASHAGISLLAAMRAMFVVYAATGLAVCVLYTRLPRTGSHAAAAAPPLGPSRHIVTRLALLFSVDAFAGGLIVNSLLSLWLMQRFGFSVSAAGQFFFCTGLLAAGSQLAAAPLSRKIGLLNTMVFTHIPSSICLIGAALAPSLPVTLALLLMRSALSQMDVPTRTAYVMAVVTPAERPAAASFTSVPRSLAAAIAPTLAGGLFGLGWLGAPLVACGALKIAYDLSLLVAFRHIKPDEGAKP, encoded by the coding sequence ATGCACGTGCCTAGCGGCCGCGTGGCCGTCTCGTTCGCGATCCGTCTCTCGCGCCGATTCCTTCCGGCCGGCGTCGAGCCTGCCGCGTGGCTCATCCTCGTGAGCCGTGGCCTGCGCGGGTTCTGTGACGGCTTCATCGCGGTGCTGCTCCCCGCGTACTTGCTCTCGCTCGGTTTCGCGCAAATCGATGTGGGACTGATCAGCACCGCGACGTTGATGGGCTCGGCCGTCGCGACAATCGCGGTCGGCATGGTGGCCAGCCGTTTCCCGCACCGTCGCATGCTGACCCTCGCGGCGATCCTGATGGCCGCCACCGGCGTCGGTTTCGCCAGCCTGTCGAGCATGTGGCCGCTGCTTGTCGTCGCCTTCGTCGGCACGCTCAATCCGAGTTCGGGCGACGTCAGCCTGTTCTTGCCGCTCGAGCAGGCGCGTCTCGCCGAAGCGGCAACCGGTCATGCACGGACCTCGCTGTTTGCGCGCTACAGCCTGGTCGGCGCCGTGTCAGCCGCCTTGGGCTCGCTCGCCGCGGGCCTGCCGCTTTGGCTTGCGTCGCATGCCGGGATTTCGCTGCTGGCCGCAATGCGCGCGATGTTTGTCGTGTATGCGGCGACAGGCCTCGCGGTCTGCGTGCTGTACACGAGGTTGCCGCGCACAGGATCGCACGCGGCGGCAGCGGCGCCTCCGCTCGGGCCATCGCGGCACATCGTCACGCGGCTTGCGCTGCTGTTCAGTGTCGACGCGTTCGCGGGCGGCCTCATCGTCAACTCGTTGCTGTCGCTCTGGCTGATGCAGCGATTCGGGTTCTCCGTCAGCGCAGCCGGCCAGTTCTTTTTCTGCACCGGCCTGCTCGCCGCAGGCTCCCAACTCGCGGCGGCACCGCTCTCACGCAAGATCGGCCTGCTCAACACGATGGTCTTCACGCACATCCCGTCGAGCATATGCCTGATCGGCGCTGCCCTGGCGCCGTCGCTGCCGGTGACGTTGGCGCTGCTGCTGATGCGCAGCGCGTTGTCGCAGATGGACGTGCCGACGCGAACCGCTTACGTGATGGCCGTCGTCACGCCGGCGGAGCGCCCGGCCGCCGCCAGCTTCACGTCCGTGCCGCGCAGCCTGGCAGCGGCGATCGCGCCTACGCTGGCCGGCGGCCTGTTCGGCCTTGGCTGGCTCGGGGCGCCGCTGGTCGCATGCGGTGCGCTGAAGATCGCGTATGACCTTTCGCTGCTGGTCGCTTTCCGCCACATCAAGCCGGACGAAGGGGCCAAGCCATAG
- a CDS encoding Fic family protein encodes MSSLPATLLKSIDADKATLDAARPLSRQAVLLLRERLVREWAGQASASAIEDNNPTLHETRAVLECIPVDGTPLREHLDATHHRDAIRYLEDIVSKREGLSERQIRNLHRLVLNRVGDGEVRRYRHENVAIAGASTMPPGFLDLPADMAALIDWYRAAGAMHPIARAAELHARLLKIHPFVDGNGRTARLLLDLELMKDGYPPAIIRDEDRPAYHDALDHACAGGEFGNITRVVAEAVQRALHLYLDVLGLRYAAQPGADHYPNRSNGEPTCPLPPPLR; translated from the coding sequence ATGTCCAGTCTCCCCGCCACGCTCCTGAAATCGATCGACGCCGACAAGGCGACGCTCGATGCCGCGCGTCCGCTGTCGCGGCAGGCGGTCTTGTTGTTACGCGAGCGGCTCGTGCGGGAATGGGCCGGTCAGGCAAGCGCGAGCGCGATCGAGGACAACAACCCGACGCTGCATGAGACCCGGGCCGTCCTCGAATGCATCCCGGTCGACGGGACGCCCCTGCGCGAACATCTCGACGCGACGCATCATCGCGACGCAATCCGCTATCTCGAAGACATCGTGTCGAAGCGCGAGGGGCTGTCCGAGCGGCAGATCCGCAACCTTCACCGGCTGGTGCTGAACCGGGTCGGCGACGGCGAGGTGCGGCGCTACCGCCACGAGAACGTCGCGATCGCGGGCGCGAGCACGATGCCGCCCGGCTTCCTGGACCTGCCCGCCGACATGGCGGCGCTGATCGACTGGTATCGCGCGGCCGGCGCGATGCACCCGATCGCGCGAGCGGCCGAACTGCATGCGCGGCTCCTGAAGATCCATCCGTTCGTCGACGGCAACGGCCGGACCGCGCGGCTGCTGCTCGACCTCGAGCTGATGAAGGACGGCTATCCGCCCGCGATCATTCGCGACGAAGACCGGCCCGCCTACCATGACGCGCTCGACCACGCGTGCGCCGGCGGCGAGTTCGGCAACATCACGCGCGTGGTCGCGGAAGCGGTGCAGCGCGCGCTTCACCTGTATCTCGACGTGCTCGGGCTGCGGTATGCCGCGCAGCCCGGCGCGGATCATTATCCCAACCGTTCCAACGGAGAGCCCACGTGTCCGCTGCCACCCCCGTTACGCTGA
- a CDS encoding chromate resistance protein ChrB domain-containing protein, whose amino-acid sequence MDTISTWSLLVLTLPTENATARMRFWRALKAKGCAVLRDGIYLLPYTEEREGMLRELAGAIAESGGTAHLLRAPSLNASQEGEFRALFDRDEEYAAFTRALADARKTLAGQSATELTRLLRRLRKDFDTIRAIDYFPGDSATRAEVALQDFAALVDTVLSPGEPHAAERAIRLLAIDEYKGRTWATRQRMWVDRVASAWLVQRFIDARARFIWLASPAECPPDALGFDFDGAAFTHVGERVTFEVLLASFGLDKDAALMRLGEIVHALDVGGPAVPEAVGFEAVMAGTRQRAENDDQLLEQMSAVLDALYAHFASNGKSETGGRS is encoded by the coding sequence ATGGATACTATCTCAACGTGGTCGCTCCTTGTCCTGACCCTGCCGACGGAGAACGCAACGGCTCGCATGCGGTTCTGGCGCGCGCTCAAGGCAAAGGGCTGCGCGGTGTTGCGCGACGGCATTTACCTGCTGCCGTACACGGAAGAGCGAGAAGGCATGCTGCGTGAGCTCGCGGGTGCGATCGCAGAAAGCGGCGGCACCGCCCACCTGTTGCGGGCGCCGAGCCTCAACGCGTCGCAGGAAGGGGAATTCCGCGCGCTCTTCGATCGCGACGAGGAATACGCCGCCTTCACCCGGGCGCTCGCGGATGCCCGCAAGACGCTTGCCGGGCAGTCCGCCACGGAATTGACGCGCCTGTTGCGCCGCCTGCGCAAGGACTTCGACACCATTCGAGCGATCGACTACTTCCCGGGCGACTCGGCAACCCGGGCCGAAGTCGCGTTGCAGGACTTCGCCGCGCTCGTCGACACCGTGCTGTCGCCGGGCGAGCCGCACGCCGCGGAGCGCGCCATCCGCCTGCTCGCGATCGACGAGTACAAAGGGCGCACCTGGGCGACGCGTCAGCGCATGTGGGTCGATCGCGTCGCCAGCGCGTGGCTGGTCCAGCGCTTCATCGACGCGCGGGCGCGCTTCATCTGGCTCGCGTCGCCGGCCGAGTGCCCGCCTGACGCGCTCGGCTTCGATTTCGACGGCGCCGCATTCACGCACGTCGGCGAGCGCGTGACGTTCGAGGTGCTGCTCGCGAGTTTCGGGCTCGACAAGGACGCGGCGTTGATGCGGCTCGGCGAGATCGTGCATGCGCTCGACGTCGGCGGCCCGGCCGTGCCTGAAGCGGTCGGCTTCGAGGCCGTGATGGCCGGCACGCGACAACGCGCCGAAAACGACGATCAGTTGCTGGAACAGATGAGCGCGGTGCTCGATGCGCTGTACGCGCACTTTGCGTCGAATGGAAAAAGCGAGACCGGGGGACGTTCATGA
- a CDS encoding chromate resistance protein ChrB domain-containing protein, translated as MKWITRERPKIDRIACPWLIARFIDEAPEFLYVPGADVLRLAGETGAIPYDVPDVELGHHDDRCSFDAFLDKYQLHDPALLKLAEIVRGADTGRLDLAPEAAGLYAISIGLSRNFADDHEQLRHGMVMYDALYAWCQRDARA; from the coding sequence ATGAAGTGGATCACGCGGGAACGACCGAAGATCGATCGCATCGCTTGCCCGTGGCTGATCGCCCGCTTTATCGACGAGGCCCCCGAGTTCCTCTACGTCCCGGGCGCGGACGTGTTGCGACTGGCGGGGGAAACCGGCGCGATTCCTTACGACGTGCCTGACGTCGAGCTTGGACACCACGACGACCGTTGCAGCTTCGATGCGTTTCTCGACAAGTACCAGTTGCATGACCCGGCCTTGCTCAAACTCGCCGAGATCGTGCGCGGCGCGGATACCGGGCGGCTCGATCTCGCGCCGGAAGCGGCCGGCCTGTATGCGATCTCGATCGGCCTTTCCAGGAACTTCGCCGACGATCACGAGCAGCTACGGCACGGGATGGTGATGTACGACGCGCTCTACGCGTGGTGTCAACGCGATGCACGTGCCTAG
- a CDS encoding TIGR03118 family protein yields the protein MKQVHTALGAALAAVVLASVVACGGGSSHIRQYEVSALVSDGALPAAHVDANLKNPWGIAFNPKGFAWVADNGTQHATLYDGNGVPQPLVVTIPPGTSGGPDPTGIVFNGTTDFMVTQGAKSGPAAFIFVGEGGTLTAGSPAVNPTSAVTVFDSGGAAVYKGLAMASNNGANFLYATDFHNNRIDVFDRTFAKVTAAGAFQDPALPAGFAPFGIHAIGSKLFVSYAKQDAAAHDDVAGAGLGVIDVFSPSGQFLQRFATGGPLNAPWGMALAPADFGRFGNAVLIGNFGDGMIHAFDATSGIMLGTIEKDDGSAIVEPGLWGMAFGNGLDSQPVNTLFFAAGPNGEADGLYGRIDVGP from the coding sequence ATGAAACAGGTCCATACGGCGCTCGGCGCTGCGTTGGCGGCTGTCGTGCTGGCGAGCGTCGTCGCGTGCGGCGGCGGTTCCTCCCATATCAGGCAGTACGAGGTCAGTGCGCTGGTTTCCGACGGCGCGCTTCCGGCTGCTCACGTGGATGCCAACCTGAAGAATCCGTGGGGCATTGCCTTCAATCCCAAGGGCTTCGCATGGGTCGCGGACAACGGCACGCAGCACGCGACGCTCTATGACGGCAACGGCGTGCCGCAGCCGCTCGTCGTGACGATCCCGCCGGGCACGAGCGGCGGCCCCGATCCGACCGGCATCGTGTTCAACGGCACGACCGACTTCATGGTGACCCAGGGCGCCAAATCGGGGCCCGCAGCCTTCATCTTCGTGGGAGAGGGCGGGACCCTGACCGCAGGGTCGCCCGCGGTCAACCCGACGTCGGCCGTCACGGTGTTCGACAGCGGCGGCGCGGCCGTCTACAAGGGGCTCGCGATGGCCAGCAACAACGGGGCGAATTTCCTGTACGCGACGGACTTCCACAACAACCGGATCGACGTGTTCGACCGGACCTTCGCCAAGGTCACGGCGGCCGGCGCCTTTCAGGATCCTGCCTTGCCTGCGGGATTTGCGCCGTTCGGCATCCATGCGATCGGCTCGAAGCTGTTCGTCAGTTATGCGAAGCAGGACGCGGCGGCGCACGATGACGTGGCGGGCGCGGGCCTCGGCGTGATCGACGTGTTCAGCCCGTCGGGACAATTCCTGCAGCGCTTCGCCACGGGCGGGCCGCTGAATGCGCCGTGGGGCATGGCATTGGCGCCCGCGGACTTTGGCCGCTTCGGCAATGCCGTCCTGATCGGCAACTTTGGCGACGGCATGATCCACGCGTTCGATGCGACTTCCGGGATCATGCTCGGGACCATCGAGAAAGACGACGGTAGCGCGATCGTCGAGCCGGGGCTGTGGGGCATGGCATTCGGCAATGGCCTCGACAGTCAACCCGTCAACACGCTGTTCTTCGCGGCGGGACCCAACGGCGAGGCCGACGGCCTCTACGGCCGCATCGACGTCGGTCCGTGA
- a CDS encoding c-type cytochrome — protein sequence MKRIVLRLLPAILLAGAGCDDLERSRAIDQPAVAGKTIALQVCSNCHGANGVSVSPMFPKLAAQPREYLIAQLTDFRSRRRSDPNAQKYMWGVTHLSDTQIEQLAAYFSSRSPPPGKPGDPPRVDMGRSIFASGLPDKGVAACIGCHGLHGEGAGEVPRLAGQHADYIVKQLLVFRHRGQRPRGEPMKAVSSNLSEQEMRAVAAYLEVLGTGPLRQTSEATATGTE from the coding sequence ATGAAACGCATCGTGCTGCGGCTCCTTCCGGCAATCCTGTTGGCCGGGGCAGGGTGCGACGACCTGGAGCGGTCCCGGGCAATCGACCAGCCGGCCGTCGCGGGAAAAACCATCGCGCTGCAGGTGTGTTCGAACTGTCACGGCGCGAACGGCGTCTCGGTATCGCCCATGTTTCCCAAACTGGCCGCCCAGCCGCGGGAGTATCTGATCGCCCAACTCACGGACTTCAGGAGTCGTCGCCGCTCCGACCCGAATGCGCAGAAATACATGTGGGGTGTCACGCATTTGAGCGACACGCAAATCGAGCAGCTTGCCGCGTACTTTTCCAGTCGGTCTCCTCCGCCGGGCAAGCCGGGCGATCCGCCACGCGTCGACATGGGCCGATCGATATTTGCGTCAGGCTTGCCCGACAAGGGCGTGGCGGCATGCATCGGCTGTCATGGCTTGCATGGCGAGGGCGCGGGTGAAGTGCCGCGACTCGCCGGCCAACACGCCGATTACATCGTGAAGCAACTATTGGTTTTTCGACACCGCGGACAAAGGCCCCGCGGCGAACCGATGAAGGCCGTCTCGAGCAATTTGTCGGAGCAGGAAATGCGAGCGGTAGCGGCTTATCTGGAGGTGCTTGGGACCGGCCCGCTGCGACAAACGAGTGAAGCAACCGCGACCGGGACGGAATAA
- a CDS encoding DUF1259 domain-containing protein encodes MEASPMSRPSKLTQAAAAVLIAGAVAGQAGAQQHAGMNTEQIEQITGMKGTYSAKENVFKVTKPRSDVRIQVDEWAMRPFMGLTSWAAFTPGHHGQSMMMGDTVVFEDEVNPVMSAALDAGLDVTALHNHFFFDRPKVYFMHIAGTGDPAKLAEGVKQIYDKIAEIRAAHPTPENVFPGHIAEPSAITAAPLEAIFGSKGQTNNGMFKIVIGKPSSMHGVKIGNEMGVNTWAAFAGSDDEAVVDGDFAMRESELQAVLKSMRASGINIVAIHQHMAGESPRILFLHFWGKGKAVDLAKGVKVALDAQSAAGH; translated from the coding sequence ATGGAGGCATCACCGATGTCACGTCCAAGCAAACTCACGCAAGCGGCCGCCGCCGTATTGATTGCCGGCGCAGTTGCCGGTCAGGCCGGCGCGCAGCAGCATGCGGGGATGAACACCGAGCAAATCGAGCAGATCACCGGCATGAAGGGAACCTATTCGGCGAAAGAGAACGTCTTCAAGGTCACGAAGCCACGCAGCGATGTGAGAATCCAGGTCGATGAATGGGCGATGCGACCGTTCATGGGGCTGACGTCGTGGGCCGCGTTCACGCCGGGGCATCACGGGCAGTCGATGATGATGGGCGACACCGTGGTGTTCGAGGACGAAGTCAATCCCGTGATGAGTGCGGCGCTCGATGCCGGGCTCGACGTGACGGCGCTGCACAACCATTTCTTCTTTGACCGGCCGAAGGTCTATTTCATGCACATCGCCGGCACGGGCGATCCGGCGAAGCTCGCTGAAGGCGTGAAACAGATCTACGACAAGATCGCGGAGATCCGCGCCGCGCACCCGACTCCGGAAAACGTCTTCCCCGGCCACATCGCCGAGCCGAGCGCCATCACGGCCGCACCGCTCGAGGCGATCTTCGGATCGAAGGGGCAGACGAACAACGGCATGTTCAAGATCGTGATCGGCAAACCGTCGAGCATGCACGGCGTCAAGATCGGCAACGAGATGGGCGTCAACACGTGGGCGGCATTCGCCGGCTCGGACGACGAGGCGGTGGTTGATGGCGACTTCGCCATGCGCGAAAGCGAACTGCAGGCCGTGCTGAAAAGCATGCGTGCATCGGGAATCAACATCGTTGCAATCCACCAGCACATGGCGGGCGAATCGCCACGCATTCTGTTTCTGCATTTCTGGGGGAAGGGCAAGGCCGTCGATCTGGCGAAGGGTGTGAAGGTTGCGCTGGATGCCCAGTCGGCCGCTGGTCACTGA